One region of Scophthalmus maximus strain ysfricsl-2021 chromosome 13, ASM2237912v1, whole genome shotgun sequence genomic DNA includes:
- the fkbp8 gene encoding peptidyl-prolyl cis-trans isomerase FKBP8, protein MSEQEETMDAPDSPDCATTVTAKKNGRTSLLDSGEDFEVLDEEDIDDDPPPLEDAGGGKGNTADESDERNADTDPGPSGQVEEWLDVLGNDQLKKKVLVAGQGRDSRPQKGQNVKTNLRTYLKDGTLVEEQTGVTFTLGDSDVIQALDLTVQLMEMGEKALIQTDAKYAYGTRGSLDPEVPPDAELSLEVELLGATDALDLELLPPAEKIALASHKRERGNIHYQRGDYAFAVNSYSVALQITESSSKVDISPEEENELMDVKVKCLNNMAASQLKLDHYDAALKSCVAALAHQPDNIKALFRMGKVLALQGEYSEAIQTLRKALKLEPSNKTIHAELSKLVKKNSEQRGAEQAMYKKMLGNPTNSTSSTQKHRAKTSWGLSWKWLFGATAVAIGGVALSVVIAARN, encoded by the exons ATGAGTGAACAGGAGGAGACGATGGACGCCCCCGACAGCCCTGACTGTGCCACCACTGTAACAGCGAAGAAGAACGGGCGAACCTCGTTGCTGGACAGCGGGGAGGACTTCGAAGTCTTAGACGAGGAAGACATCGACGACGACCCCCCTCCCTTGGAAGATGccggaggagggaaggggaacACCGCAGACGAGTCTGACGAGAGAAATGCGGACACAGATCCGGGTCCTTCGGGTCAGGTGGAGGAATGGCTGGATGTTTTAG GTAATGACCAGCTAAAGAAAAAAGTCCTGGTGGCCGGACAAGGGCGAGACAGTCGCCCACAGAAAGGACAGAATGTCAAGACTAATCTGAGGACTTACctgaaggatgggacactggTGGAGGAGCAGACTGGTGTCACGTTCACTTTGGGAGACAGTGATGTTATCCAG GCTCTAGATCTCACAGTGCAGCTCATGGAAATGGGAGAGAAGGCTCTCATCCAGACAGATGCAAAATACGCATATGGCACCCGTGGAAG TCTTGACCCAGAGGTGCCCCCCGATGCTGAACTGTCCCTGGAAGTGGAACTTCTGGGAGCTACGGATGCGCtggacctggagctgctgccccctgcagaaAAGATAGCTCTTGCCAGccacaagagagagaggggcaacATACATTATCAGCGTGGGGACTACGCTTTTGCTGTCAACTCCTATAGCGTTGCCCTGCAGATAACAGAGTCTAGTTCCAAAG TTGACATTAGTcctgaggaggagaacgagCTGATGGATGTGAAAGTGAAGTGTTTAAACAACATGGCTGCTTCTCAGCTGAAACTGGACCACTATGATGCAGCACTTAAATCTTGTGTCGCAGCTCTGGCCCACCAGCCAGATAACATAAAGGCACTTTTCCGCATGGGCAAG GTATTGGCCTTGCAAGGTGAATACTCAGAAGCCATTCAAACTTTGAGGAAGGCACTGAAGTTGGAACCAAGCAACAAG ACGATCCACGCAGAGCTCTCTAAGCTGGTGAAGAAGAACTCTGAGCAGAGGGGAGCAGAGCAGGCCATGTATAAGAAGATGCTGGGTAACCCCACGAATAGCACCAGCAGCACACAGAAACATCGGGCCAAGACTTCATGG GGTCTCAGCTGGAAGTGGCTATTCGGTGCCACGGCAGTAGCCATTGGCGGTGTAGCATTATCCGTTGTCATAGCTGCCAGAAATTGA
- the ell gene encoding RNA polymerase II elongation factor ELL, translating into MAALKEERCYGLSCGRVGNGSNVSVFHVKLTDSALRAFEGYQGGKVLSSRPLIRFNGNQGKISIPRSENSSELQTFTFYLSNVGRDNPQGSFDCIQQYITSEGSIQLDCLGGIQDKITVCATDDSYQKARENMAQVEEETRSRSAIVIKPGGRYVGKKVQIRKPAPGLTDIAPSRRTSRPVIISSSTLKKGVTQHRPLRERLIHFLALKPYKKPELILRLQKDGLSQLDKDSLDSLLQQVANLNGRDSTFTLKDFLYKEIQKDWPGYTEGDQQLLKRILVRKQCQTQNNSAPAPAPAPAPAPAPAPAPAPAPAPAPAPAPAPPPESPPKELASSSPSQKRPAADFIDPLVNKKPRISHLASKAATAQVNGKLSSSNGRGEAGGAQAEVVSISDGGMTSSSHQLPVLDIPRPFEALSDVSNDSSHNGRDCDSQETAVSEGLSQPPSLFSPSSTVVTAPSISTSSPGHSALDGPRDKSLPSLNSKSRKKSKKHKEKEKSKDRERVREKEKERKSREERVPEPNRACEMSPANLKSNSIPQKSTDLNGMCNSTSIPSSSPEVADYLLSYTVIGSPEQRQRYKNDFNAEYSEYRGLHARIEGITRQFTVLDNELKQLQQGTDKYKTIHNQILQEYHKIKKTNPNYSQEKNRCEYLHNKLAHVKRLIAEYDQQLL; encoded by the exons ATGGCGGCGCTGAAGGAGGAGCGGTGCTACGGACTGTCCTGCGGACGGGTGGGCAACGGCAGCAATGTCTCCGTCTTCCACGTCAAGCTCACTGACAGCGCGCTGCGGGCCTTCGAGGGCTACCAGGGCGGCAAG gtGCTGTCATCACGACCTCTGATCAGATTCAATGGTAACCAAGGG AAAATTTCAATACCACGGTCAGAAAATTCCAGTGAGCTGCAAACGTTTACCTTCTACCTGTCAAATGTGGGCAGAGATAACCCCCAGGGCAGCTTTGACTGCATCCAGCAGTACATCACCAG TGAAGGGAGCATTCAGCTGGATTGTTTGGGTGGGATCCAGGACAAGATTACAGTATGTGCCACAGACGACTCCTACCAGAAGGCCCGGGAAAACATGGCCCAGGTTGAGGAGGAGACTCGCAGTAGGAGTGCCATCGTCATCAAGCCCGGGGGGAGATACGTAG gaaaaaaggttcAGATACGGAAACCGGCACCTGGCCTCACCGACATCGCCCCGTCGCGGAGAACATCTCGGCCCGTCATCATCTCTAGCAGTACGCTAAAGAAAGGCGTGACCCAGCACCGGCCGCTCCGAGAGCGCCTCATACACTTTCTGGCCCTCAAGCCTTACAAGAAGCCTGAGCTGATCCTAAGGTTGCAGAAAGATGGCCTCTCTCAACTAGACAAAGACTCCCTGGACAGCCTCCTGCaacag GTGGCGAATCTGAATGGGAGAGACAGCACCTTCACATTGAAGGACTTTTTGTATAAGGAAATTCAGAAAGACTGGCCCGGCTACACAGAAGGAGATCAGCAGCTACTCAAGAGAATCTTGGTCAG GAAACAGTGCCAGACCCAGAACaactctgctcctgctcctgctcctgctcctgctcctgctcctgctcctgctcctgctcctgctcctgctcctgctcctgctcctgctcctgctcctgctcctccaccggAGAGCCCGCCCAAAGAGCTGGCCAGCAGCTCGCCCTCTCAG aAACGGCCTGCTGCTGACTTCATTGACCCTCTTGTCAACAAAAAGCCCAGGATATCACACCTCGCCAGCAAGGCTGCAACAGCCCAAGTTAATGGCAAGCTCAGCTCCTCCaacgggagaggagaggcagggggagcgCAGGCAGAGGTGGTCTCCATTTCAGATGGTGGCATGACATCCAGCTCCCACCAGCTCCCTGTGCTCGACATCCCTCGTCCTTTCGAAGCGCTGTCGGACGTCAGCAACGACTCCAGCCACAACGGGAGAGACTGTGACTCTCAGGAAACGGCAGTATCGGAGGGGCTCAGCCAACCTCCCTCGCTCTTCTCCCCGTCGTCAACGGTGGTCACCGCGCCCAGCATCAGCACATCATCTCCTGGACACTCGGCCCTGGACGGCCCTCGTGACAAGAGTCTCCCATCCCTCAACAGCAAGTCCAGGAAGAAGTCGAAAAAGcataaagagaaggagaagagcaaggacagggagagggtgagggaaaaggaaaaggagaggaagagtcgTGAGGAACGTGTGCCTGAGCCTAATAGAGCCTGTGAGATGAGCCCAGCAAACCTCAAAAGCAACAGTATTCCACAGAAAAGCACAG ATCTGAATGGGATGTGCAACAGTACCAGTATTCCTTCATCATCACCTGAGGTGGCAGACTACTTATT AAGTTATACAGTAATTGGTTCTCCGGAGCAGCGTCAGCGGTATAAAAACGATTTCAACGCAGAGTACAGTGAGTACCGGGGTCTGCACGCTCGGATAGAGGGCATCACTCGGCAGTTCACTGTGCTCGACAATGAGCTCAAACAACTCCAACAAGGCACAGACAAGTACAAG acAATCCACAATCAGATACTTCAAgaatatcataaaataaaaaag ACTAATCCAAACTATAGCCAAGAGAAGAACCGCTGTGAATATCTACACAACAAACTGGCACATGTAAAGAGACTTATTGCAGAGTACGATCAACAGCTACTTTAA